Proteins from a single region of Phycisphaerae bacterium:
- a CDS encoding substrate-binding domain-containing protein yields MRPLGMALALLLFFGAGCTRSESEVRKPSQKIIGVTLLTVQHQFYQELRAGLEEEAVRHGYRLLISTAEFDSARQANQIDEFIVQKVDAMIVCPCDSRSVGASIVAANQANIPVFTADIASVSPLGKVAAHIASDNVAGGRAAARLLAKAIGDKGKVVVLSHPEVASVADRVRGFKEELAAHPNVQVVAELSSDGKRDKAVRVMEDLLQAYPDLSGVFGINDDTALGALAAIEAAGKLKQIKIVGYDATPEARAKIKAGQIYGDVIQDPRRIGVLTIQAIRDSFAGRKPPEVIPVEVGVFTGDSPP; encoded by the coding sequence ATGCGACCGCTCGGTATGGCCCTCGCGCTGCTGCTCTTTTTTGGCGCGGGCTGCACGCGCTCCGAATCCGAAGTTCGCAAACCCTCACAAAAGATTATTGGCGTCACGCTGCTGACCGTGCAGCACCAGTTCTACCAGGAACTCCGGGCCGGTCTGGAGGAAGAGGCCGTGCGTCACGGCTACCGGCTGCTTATCAGCACGGCGGAATTCGACTCGGCCCGGCAGGCCAACCAGATTGATGAATTCATTGTGCAGAAGGTGGACGCGATGATCGTCTGTCCCTGCGACTCGCGGAGCGTCGGGGCGAGCATCGTCGCGGCGAATCAGGCGAATATCCCCGTGTTCACGGCCGACATCGCGTCCGTGTCACCGCTCGGAAAAGTCGCGGCGCACATTGCCTCGGACAACGTCGCCGGGGGCCGAGCGGCCGCGAGGCTGCTGGCCAAGGCCATCGGCGACAAAGGAAAAGTCGTGGTGCTGTCCCACCCCGAGGTGGCCAGCGTCGCGGATCGCGTTCGGGGCTTCAAGGAGGAATTGGCCGCGCATCCGAACGTGCAGGTCGTTGCCGAGCTGTCTTCCGATGGCAAGCGCGACAAGGCCGTGCGGGTGATGGAGGACCTTCTGCAAGCTTATCCCGATCTGAGCGGCGTTTTCGGCATCAATGACGATACGGCGCTGGGCGCGCTGGCGGCGATCGAGGCGGCCGGAAAACTCAAGCAAATCAAGATCGTCGGATACGACGCGACGCCCGAGGCGCGGGCGAAGATCAAGGCGGGCCAGATTTACGGGGATGTTATTCAAGACCCTCGACGGATCGGAGTCCTTACCATTCAGGCCATTCGTGATTCGTTCGCGGGGCGGAAGCCACCTGAAGTGATTCCCGTCGAAGTCGGCGTCTTCACTGGCGATTCGCCGCCGTGA
- a CDS encoding sugar ABC transporter ATP-binding protein: MDSVPPRIRFDRISKSYAGVRALDAVSFDVRPGCIHALVGENGAGKSTLMKILAGAVRADAGAIELDGAPAMMTDARTAQRLGIAIVYQEFNLIAHLSVSENVYLGRWPRAKMGIIRNGEMNRQAQRLFDELGLPVPVRAPVADLSVAQQQMVEIAKALSLDARVLILDEPSAVLTPHELAALFRVIRELAARGVTILYISHRFDEIFELADDVTVLRDGQHISTRPIRQVDRRQLIAECVGRPLEEEFPPRLVEQGAVALQVERLSCTGIFSDVSFDVREGEVLALTGLVGSGRSSVALSIYGALPATKGRIVVGDAVGPFRSPIEAQHAGIAYVPEDRRHQGLLMARSLRENLTLARREDAAVWGLLSVSRERVIARRRISQCAIKAAGTEIAAATLSGGNQQKLLLARWLDRPFRVMILDEPTRGVDVGAKSEIYAMINAIAAQGTAILMVSSDLPEALGMADRIAVMSRGRLTGILANRDRQVTQEQVLRLALGESAS; the protein is encoded by the coding sequence ATGGACTCCGTCCCTCCGCGCATTCGATTCGATCGTATCTCCAAGTCCTACGCCGGCGTGCGAGCCCTCGACGCCGTCAGTTTTGATGTACGGCCAGGCTGCATCCATGCCCTCGTCGGAGAGAACGGCGCCGGAAAGAGCACGCTGATGAAGATCCTCGCCGGGGCCGTCCGCGCCGACGCCGGTGCGATCGAATTGGATGGCGCCCCCGCGATGATGACCGACGCGCGGACCGCGCAACGGCTCGGCATTGCCATCGTTTACCAGGAATTCAATCTCATCGCGCACCTGTCGGTCAGCGAAAACGTCTATCTGGGCCGCTGGCCGCGAGCCAAGATGGGGATCATCCGGAACGGTGAGATGAACCGCCAGGCGCAGCGGCTTTTCGACGAATTGGGATTACCTGTCCCCGTGCGCGCCCCGGTCGCGGACCTCAGCGTCGCGCAGCAGCAGATGGTCGAGATCGCCAAAGCCCTGTCGCTGGACGCCCGCGTGCTGATCCTGGACGAGCCGTCGGCCGTCCTTACGCCGCACGAACTGGCGGCCCTGTTTCGCGTCATTCGCGAATTGGCCGCGCGGGGCGTCACCATCCTCTACATTTCCCATCGTTTCGACGAGATTTTCGAACTCGCGGACGATGTGACCGTCCTGCGCGACGGGCAACACATCTCCACGCGCCCAATTCGCCAGGTGGATCGCAGGCAGTTGATTGCGGAATGCGTGGGCCGGCCGCTGGAAGAGGAGTTTCCTCCTCGCCTCGTCGAACAGGGAGCGGTCGCGCTGCAAGTCGAACGACTCTCCTGCACGGGCATCTTCAGCGATGTGTCCTTTGATGTCCGCGAGGGAGAAGTCCTGGCGTTGACCGGTCTCGTTGGCTCGGGGCGAAGTTCAGTCGCCCTCTCCATCTACGGCGCGTTGCCCGCCACGAAGGGTCGCATCGTCGTGGGCGACGCCGTCGGGCCGTTCAGATCCCCGATCGAGGCCCAGCACGCGGGCATCGCCTACGTACCGGAAGACCGTCGCCATCAGGGCCTGCTCATGGCCCGATCGCTTCGAGAGAATCTCACTTTGGCGCGTCGCGAGGACGCGGCCGTGTGGGGACTGCTGAGCGTCTCGCGCGAGCGAGTCATTGCGCGGCGCAGGATTTCCCAATGCGCGATTAAGGCGGCGGGAACGGAAATCGCGGCCGCGACGCTCAGTGGCGGCAATCAACAGAAGCTGCTCCTGGCGCGGTGGCTCGATCGCCCATTTCGCGTCATGATTCTCGATGAACCCACGCGCGGCGTGGACGTCGGCGCGAAGTCCGAGATCTATGCCATGATCAACGCGATCGCGGCTCAAGGGACCGCTATCCTGATGGTTTCCTCCGACCTACCCGAGGCACTCGGCATGGCCGATCGCATCGCCGTCATGTCGCGCGGCCGCCTGACCGGCATCCTCGCCAATCGCGACCGGCAGGTTACGCAAGAACAGGTCCTTCGCTTGGCGCTCGGAGAATCCGCGTCATGA
- a CDS encoding ABC transporter permease, whose amino-acid sequence MTPSTQVSFWRYVLAARMLVILLLLAAASSVMTKGQFAQLDNLVNVARQVSFEGLIAFGMTLVIVTGGIDLSVGSLVALTGVIAALAMRAADGSPPTVAISLGLLCGVAGGAAIGASSGAIVARFSIPPFLVTLSAMLMARGFAFIFCNGQPIYELPEQLITLGRGFLFEDSLGRLLPVPVVVLICAYGFFAVLLGRTVFGRGVIAIGSNEEASRLAGIPVRRTKVLVYMITGALCGLAGVLHVGKLMAADPKVGDMWELNVIAAVVVGGTSLFGGRGTMTGTLLGALLIGVLNNSLNLLHVEHFWQKVVLGGVILAASLVDAGLRRLESR is encoded by the coding sequence ATGACGCCTTCTACGCAAGTCTCGTTCTGGCGCTACGTCCTCGCGGCACGGATGCTCGTCATACTGCTTCTGTTGGCGGCGGCATCCTCAGTGATGACCAAGGGACAGTTCGCCCAACTCGACAATCTCGTCAACGTCGCGCGGCAGGTTTCGTTCGAGGGTCTGATCGCGTTCGGAATGACGCTGGTGATTGTCACCGGCGGGATCGATCTCTCCGTGGGTTCGCTGGTCGCCCTCACCGGCGTGATCGCCGCGCTGGCCATGCGCGCAGCCGACGGCTCGCCGCCCACGGTCGCCATATCGCTGGGACTCCTCTGCGGCGTCGCTGGCGGGGCCGCCATCGGAGCGTCGTCCGGCGCGATCGTCGCAAGATTCTCCATTCCACCGTTCCTTGTCACTCTCTCGGCCATGCTCATGGCCCGAGGGTTTGCCTTCATATTCTGCAATGGCCAGCCCATCTATGAACTGCCCGAGCAACTCATCACGCTTGGCCGGGGATTCTTATTCGAGGATTCCCTCGGACGCTTGCTGCCGGTGCCGGTCGTCGTCCTGATCTGCGCGTATGGATTCTTTGCAGTGCTCCTGGGTCGCACCGTTTTTGGGCGCGGCGTCATCGCGATCGGCAGCAATGAAGAGGCTTCGCGACTGGCGGGAATCCCGGTGCGCCGCACGAAGGTCCTGGTTTACATGATTACCGGCGCCCTCTGCGGGCTGGCCGGCGTGCTGCACGTCGGCAAATTGATGGCCGCGGACCCCAAGGTCGGCGACATGTGGGAGCTGAATGTCATCGCGGCCGTCGTGGTCGGGGGAACGAGCCTTTTTGGCGGTCGCGGGACGATGACCGGGACGCTGCTGGGCGCGCTTCTGATCGGCGTCCTCAATAACAGCCTCAATCTCTTGCATGTCGAGCATTTTTGGCAGAAGGTGGTGCTGGGCGGCGTGATCCTGGCGGCGAGCCTGGTGGATGCAGGGCTTCGGCGGCTGGAATCGAGATGA